Genomic segment of Euleptes europaea isolate rEulEur1 chromosome 21, rEulEur1.hap1, whole genome shotgun sequence:
GCAGTCCCTGTTCATTTGTTTTGCTTTCCGTCAGTGGCCCAGACAGCTGTAAGAAAGAAGAGGACAGCGGATCAGGCCTGGGAGATCCAAAGCAAATAGGCAGAAGCAAGATCTGGAGCGTCCAGGCAGCAAGACCTTCCACCAGACATGTAAGACAATCTTATTTTGGAACCGGCGTAGCGGCTTCCGGATTGCTCAAAGATTTTGCAGTTCGGCCGGGAATAAAACTGCTTAACGGGCATCAGTGACACATAAAGAAAGGAAGTGTTAATTGAGGGCGCCATATATCTCCCCCCCGCCTTAAGAACAGAACCCGTCAAAAGACAATCCAGAAACCCCAGCTGTTCATGCATTTTAGTTATAAAACGCCACATAAATAAATCCATCAGATGAGCAATTTAGGTTACTGATGCAAGCTGAACGtcacaaggaagactctgcagaggcagacaatggcaaaccacctctgcttaataatttgccttgaaatctctatggagtcgccataagagTCGCTATATACCCACACAGGTAGCTTGCTgaaaaaaatgttaacttttatgTTTAGGGAAGGAAGTTTCTTGTCCTCATGGTTAcagaatttcaaaatgctgtgccGAAGTTTCTGAAGGACCAGAAAGAGTGGGAAAGGAAAGTGACACAAACCCGACATATTTAATTCACTTGGTTTCTAAGCACCACAGGCAGCTCTGTCCAGCTTTTGCACATTTTGAGTGTGGTACACACAGAACGGGAACCGTAAGAATAAAAGCAGCTGCTGACTCAGTGCCAGCCGTGCTCGCGAAAAGATGTAAAGCTGTGTTCACTGCACATGCTTGAAACATGCAGGTTAGCCGCCGTCTTCGATGTCATGACGCATTTGGGATGCAGAGCTGGGTTAGGGATAAACTCTCTGACACGGTGCAGTTGATAGATCCTGTCTCCCCAGCCAGTGCGCCAGAAGCTACTGATTAGCCTCCGTGCAAGACACGGGCCCTGCACTCCCCCTCCTTTTGGTGCAAACCAATACAGTATTATTGCAACTATGGAgttagtggttcccaaagtaggcagtaccaccccctggggtgggtgggattacctaggggggcactaagaggcaagggggcagcggggggggggggcgctagaggtgggccccttcaactgtgttgttcactaacttacaatagatcaagctatgacaccatgctggccaatttggtggaaactatcagaatttttttacaGACTTTGAAGCGCTGGTACCGCCGGATCAAGCTCATCAGCTTTGTAGAATGcgtttcaactaaaaagttttaatttgattttgaatagatgcgcAATTAGttgctactgttttgaaattttattgttattatcttctttagcgaGTCATGCAGAGCCCTATTTTGAATtgtgctttttatagggtaggggggcgctggggttgagtttggggaAACCGAGGGGGTGgcagcctgaaaagtttgggaaccactgagttacagCATTCCCTTGGAAGGCAAAGCAAAGAGCCCGACACTTATCCTTTGCAGTCAGCATGCACAACTGGGGCACAGAGACATTCCAGCTGCAAGACACCCCAAGGAACACGACGCAATGCAGACTCTCACCCCACAATTTCCCGACACAGGGCCTCTGCTTAGCTACGTAATCCCCACAGAGCGGGAAAGGGACGTCACCTAGAGCTTAGAAGAGTGTGAGGCTATACccaacagagaggggaagtcgtTGGGGGTGGTCAGCCAGCTCCCCCCGTCCACCACCAGGGTCGTGCCGGTCACATAGGAGGCCAACGGGCTCGCCAGGTACAGCACGCTGTGGGCGATCTCCGTCTTGTTGCCCATGCGCTGGAGAGGGATGGTTTGGTAGAGGCCGCTCGACTCAGCGTGGCGCCCGCCTGCAAGAGGGCGAAAGGAAAGAGGGGTCAGGCCGAGGAGCGGCCGAGGAAGATGCAGTCGCAGCTCGTCCACAAAAGGTAAACAGCACACAGTCATCCAAGGAAAAAACCCCCCAGAAAGCTCCATGCCTACTACCAGCAGTTAATGCCTTACCCAAACGCCGGAAGCCCTCTGTGCCCATGATGGGACCGGGTGCCAGGCTATTCACTCGGATCCTGTTGGGTCCCCATTCGACTGCCAGATGCTTGGTCATTGCCTCTGCAGCGAAagaaggagaaaagttggtttttatatgccgactttctctaccacttaaggcagaatcaaaccaaattacgatcgccttctcttcccctccccacaacagacaacctgtgaggtaggtggggctgagagagctcttaacagagctgtgactagcccaaggtcacccagctggcttcgtgtgcaggagtggggaaacaaatccagttctccagattagcctcccccgctcatgtggaggagaggggaatcaaacctggttctccagatcagagttcaccgctccaaaccaccactcttaaccactacaccacgctggcagaattGGGATGCATGAAAGTCCTTCCCTTGAAAGCCACTAACATTCTCCAATAAATGGGGCCTCCACAGGGAAGAAGCGGCCCTGCCCTGGCAACTATTTAAGAGGGACAACGGTTCCACTCAAACACTGCTGGTTACGAGGGAAGCAGAAACAACCAGCTCTCAGGAGGCTGGAAAAGGCCCAAAGGGACAGCAGGTTTTTACAAGCTTTCGCCATACCTACAGCAGCCTTCGCTGTCCCAGCATGCACCTGGAGAGCCTGGCCTCTGTAGCTGAGGGTCGCGGTGATATTCACGATGACTCCACCGTGGTCCTAGATCGATTAGAAAAAGAGAGACAACTTGAGCAACGAATCAGGAGGAGGCCAGAAGCAAAACAAAGGGTGCTGTGCCCCCCCCAGAAGGCCCCCCGATCCATAGGTTCACCTGCTGAACGCCTATGGAAGAAAGAGATCTTCCAGGGGCATTTGCCACAAAAGGTCAGGAGCTGAGGGATGTATATATTCTATTACGTGTGGGCCAAGGATGTGGCCACCTggttgaagctaagcaggtctggatCTAGTcaatgcttggatgggagacctccgggGGAACCCTCATTcccaccaccctgagctccaggATGCCAGCAAGGCAGAACAGGAAGGTAATACAGAAAGATGCCTATAGGGAACACTCACCACACACTCATGTATTCTTCAGCCCTATTGCCCGACACAACGTGTACAGCAGAGAACATTTTTATAAAGTGAATATCGCCGCAGTTATGCCCTGACCAGgacagcccagactagcccaatctcgttggacctcggaagctaagcagggtcagccctggatagtttttggatgggagacatccaaaGAATACCAAAGTCATgacacaggggcaggcaatggcaaaaccacctctgaacgtctcttgccttgaaaaccctacagggttgtcataagtcagagcCCAGTAGCAAGCAAGGTCAGCCGTGgtcagtactcagatgggagaccaccaagagttGGTATGCAGAGAAACAGAGTCGGTTTGCacaggaaggcaacggcaaaccatctttgctcatctcttgctctgaaaacccgTCAAGTCAGCTGAGACTCGACAGAACTTAATTCTTTCACTGCATTCATCCCCCAACCTCTTCATTCCAGCTTTTCTGTTCGTACCATACTGTGTTTTCTATGCAATGCGTTCTCATTTTGTGAATATGTATTACGGCAGTCAGAcagacagaaacatttattgtggcattacGCCAATAAACATTTAGAACATAACAACAATGTTACCGcgggtacattgatattatttaaaagttgtgtaatgttaatttaaaaggatatatatagttaaaatgctttacagattagacaagaaataaacattttgccaccaattcagaaaaaaaattaacttcgtttttcattgtttctttgaactttattttactaatctttgacgaagtttataaattgctgcgcagaatttggcgacctcactaatttgtTGGGGAATTTCATCCGAGAGGATATTATGGCAGTCCGATCGCGTTATTTTTCATCGTAACCCGCCTCGAGTCTTGtcgagaaaggcggactacagatgaaggaaaggaagaaatcaGTCTGCTCAAGGGCTTGGGCGGGGAAGGGTTACTTACCCTGAGGCACTTGTCATACAAGACTTTGGACACGTTGAATGTGCCCAAAGTATCTATGTCAATCACGGTTTTGTAGGCATTGAAGGACAGAGCGCTAGCTGGGCAGAGAAAGTTACCAGCAGCATCTGGGGAAGGAAACCAGAGATGGAGTCAGGGCAGTTGCGACTACAAGACCAGCCTTTTGCATCAGCAagagcttctcctcctccttacaATATGAACTTGCAAACTTGGGGCACAGTGGCAGAAACCCTGTTTTGCACGCAGGTCCCCAGTTCGATATCCTCGTGACCTCCACTTAAAGAACCTCAGATAGCAGCGGCTGGGAAAAACCCCTCTTGGCTCGAGACTCCAAGAGCTACTACCAATCGTAGGCACGGACAAATGAGGTGGACCAACTTGGTATATATAAACAGCATCATACATAGGTCAGAATAGCCCTCCCTGCAGTCGCAGGGACCCCCTTCCGCGAGCACACATCAGTATCCATTTCCCCCCCGGACTTGCAGTTAGATACCCAGGACCCCAGCATCCT
This window contains:
- the DECR2 gene encoding peroxisomal 2,4-dienoyl-CoA reductase [(3E)-enoyl-CoA-producing], which codes for MEPAMSQQGFASEPPPDVDTDDCLQEYCYLFSADILKDKVAFVTGGGSGIGFRIAEVLMRHGCQTIIASRNLQKLTEAAKKLSVATGQRCLPLSLDVRQPQTIIAAVDEALKEFSRIDILVNNAAGNFLCPASALSFNAYKTVIDIDTLGTFNVSKVLYDKCLRDHGGVIVNITATLSYRGQALQVHAGTAKAAVEAMTKHLAVEWGPNRIRVNSLAPGPIMGTEGFRRLGGRHAESSGLYQTIPLQRMGNKTEIAHSVLYLASPLASYVTGTTLVVDGGSWLTTPNDFPSLLGIASHSSKL